A window of Reinekea marina contains these coding sequences:
- a CDS encoding MHYT domain-containing protein: MQWFLELFQYSEQSLFSVTEYSSWLVLLSVSIAVFASYMGFQVAGQASTTVGVRKHVFLIVGSVALAGGVWSMHFIGMLALQICTVVTYRLDITALSIIPAIVASWIALNQLTHKNITTQQLIVCGVLVGAGIGAMHYIGMAAMEMAAFLRYNLAVFLISILVAVALAILSLWVRYGLDSHGSVSLTPNFKILISSLVMGAAISSMHYTGMAAARFVLPPGMDPSIQSGEISLVLASIITAITILMIILVLGANLIFRYRDKSDAALRNEKRLIATMDTAIDGIITIDQFSIIISVNKAVTTILGWQENELIGRPLDALNIEKSLLGKVNNSSLGYTIDEDTEVSDVFGERIPIRFRLGKVDLSDANLSVLFISDLREYHRMKAEIKRNESQIQAILSNIPGITFRAIYDPTWPILFVNDQVENILGYPKEDFMLPNPTRSINDFLHPEDVGVFERTDLLNPNGYQIEYRIIDRKGKIKWLLGYGQATQVEGIESACLDGFLMDISDRKEMESELVQAKETAEKAAESRANFLANMSHEIRTPMNSVIGFSELLLLDQVTDEQRRQLKTINQSAKSLLHILNDILDSAKLDKGKFELEYRDFSLVEEIDTVVSTFWLQAQQKGLEINLNLPKKLKDQFNGAPDRIRQVLTNLIGNSIKFTQQGSISIDVSQSEKGCTTFSISDTGIGMTSDQLENIFEPFSQADESMNRRFGGTGLGTTISKQLVELMGGKISAKSEAGVGSTFSFTIPLKPAQQVTLQASSKANTELPELSILIVDDIEQNLDLLTRLLQKDGHFIQCARNGQEALEVLEKSSVDVALIDIQMPIMDGLTASKIRRKYEQDNNLDSTPLIALTASVLAEDRLSAERAGMNGFANKPVDMQQLNREIARVLNGEMLEHIEPDSPLTETDPSTASKIVDVEKGVSLWGSKTNLYNEVKRFVDNLTPELASFKQLATEQNFSSLAAIGHKFKGGASNVAIVKLAAAFDSLEASSSATDMPATLEAIDTIFIELEALKACMQSRKSMQEGELSESTNTGSNDHSLESLVHIAAELKELTDNNEINDDLLNQLEKLQSYSPVLINEIIESCNNFEFELASEKINELREAVGV; the protein is encoded by the coding sequence ATGCAGTGGTTTTTAGAGTTATTTCAGTATTCCGAACAAAGTCTTTTCAGCGTAACCGAATATAGCTCTTGGCTGGTGTTACTGTCGGTATCTATTGCTGTTTTTGCTTCGTATATGGGGTTTCAGGTTGCAGGGCAAGCTTCTACAACGGTAGGGGTGCGTAAGCATGTATTTTTAATCGTCGGCAGTGTTGCGCTAGCAGGCGGTGTTTGGTCTATGCACTTCATAGGCATGTTGGCGTTGCAAATTTGTACAGTGGTGACCTATCGATTGGACATTACCGCCTTGTCTATTATACCGGCCATTGTCGCTTCTTGGATTGCATTGAATCAACTTACTCATAAAAACATCACAACCCAGCAGTTAATCGTTTGTGGGGTTTTAGTTGGGGCTGGCATTGGAGCTATGCACTATATTGGTATGGCCGCAATGGAAATGGCTGCTTTTCTTCGCTACAACTTGGCTGTATTTCTCATTTCTATTTTGGTCGCTGTTGCGTTAGCTATTTTATCGCTTTGGGTACGCTACGGGCTAGATAGTCATGGAAGTGTATCGCTGACTCCAAACTTCAAAATACTTATATCAAGCCTTGTGATGGGCGCTGCTATATCTAGTATGCATTATACGGGCATGGCCGCAGCAAGATTCGTATTGCCACCAGGGATGGACCCTTCAATTCAATCAGGAGAAATATCTCTAGTTTTAGCCTCGATTATAACCGCGATTACTATTTTGATGATTATTTTAGTGTTGGGTGCCAATCTTATTTTTAGGTATCGCGATAAGTCAGATGCAGCCCTACGCAACGAAAAACGCCTCATTGCAACAATGGATACAGCGATAGATGGCATCATTACGATTGATCAATTCAGTATCATTATTAGTGTGAATAAGGCAGTGACAACCATTTTAGGGTGGCAGGAAAATGAGCTAATAGGTAGGCCGCTTGATGCGTTAAATATTGAAAAAAGCTTATTGGGCAAGGTAAACAACTCATCACTTGGGTATACCATTGATGAGGATACCGAAGTCAGTGACGTGTTCGGCGAGCGTATTCCAATTCGTTTTAGACTCGGTAAGGTTGATCTAAGTGATGCTAACCTCAGCGTGTTGTTTATTTCTGATTTACGGGAATACCATCGCATGAAGGCTGAAATTAAACGCAACGAGTCACAAATTCAGGCAATTTTGAGCAATATACCGGGCATCACATTTCGCGCCATTTACGATCCAACTTGGCCTATTTTGTTTGTAAATGATCAGGTTGAAAATATTTTAGGGTACCCGAAAGAAGACTTTATGTTACCTAACCCAACTCGGAGCATTAACGACTTTTTACACCCTGAAGATGTTGGTGTTTTTGAAAGAACCGATTTGCTAAACCCGAACGGCTATCAAATTGAGTATCGAATTATTGATCGCAAAGGCAAAATTAAGTGGTTGCTTGGCTACGGCCAAGCTACTCAGGTGGAGGGTATTGAGTCGGCTTGTTTAGACGGCTTTTTGATGGATATTAGTGATCGGAAAGAAATGGAATCTGAGCTGGTTCAAGCCAAAGAGACGGCTGAAAAAGCGGCCGAATCTCGTGCAAACTTTCTAGCCAATATGAGCCATGAGATCCGTACTCCTATGAACTCGGTCATTGGGTTTAGCGAATTGTTGTTGCTTGACCAAGTTACCGATGAACAACGAAGGCAGTTGAAAACTATTAACCAATCTGCCAAATCACTTTTACACATTTTAAATGATATATTAGACAGCGCTAAGCTCGATAAAGGTAAGTTTGAGCTTGAATACCGAGATTTCTCCTTAGTTGAAGAAATAGATACAGTGGTTTCAACGTTTTGGCTGCAAGCGCAACAAAAAGGGTTAGAAATTAATTTAAACTTGCCTAAGAAACTAAAAGATCAGTTTAACGGTGCACCGGATCGAATTCGTCAAGTTCTTACTAACCTTATTGGAAACTCCATTAAGTTTACCCAGCAAGGCTCCATTTCTATTGATGTCAGCCAAAGTGAAAAAGGATGCACAACCTTTAGCATTTCCGATACGGGAATAGGCATGACCAGTGATCAACTTGAAAATATTTTTGAGCCGTTTTCGCAGGCCGATGAATCAATGAATAGACGGTTTGGTGGTACTGGCTTAGGAACCACCATTAGTAAGCAACTGGTAGAGCTTATGGGGGGGAAGATTTCGGCAAAGAGTGAGGCTGGCGTTGGATCAACATTTTCTTTTACCATTCCATTAAAACCAGCGCAGCAAGTTACTTTACAAGCTAGTTCAAAAGCCAATACCGAATTGCCTGAGCTGTCAATTTTAATTGTAGATGACATTGAACAAAATCTAGACCTACTCACTAGATTGTTGCAAAAAGATGGCCATTTTATTCAGTGCGCACGCAATGGCCAAGAAGCACTTGAGGTGCTAGAAAAGAGCTCAGTCGATGTTGCGTTAATAGACATTCAAATGCCAATTATGGATGGATTAACAGCTTCGAAGATTAGGCGTAAGTATGAGCAAGATAACAACCTGGACTCAACGCCATTGATCGCTTTAACGGCCAGTGTTTTGGCCGAAGATCGTTTGTCGGCTGAGCGTGCAGGTATGAATGGTTTTGCAAATAAACCGGTTGATATGCAACAGTTGAATCGTGAAATTGCAAGGGTATTAAATGGTGAAATGTTAGAGCACATAGAGCCAGATTCGCCTTTAACCGAAACAGATCCTAGCACCGCTAGTAAAATCGTCGATGTTGAAAAAGGCGTCTCTTTATGGGGCTCTAAAACGAATCTATATAATGAAGTGAAGCGATTTGTTGATAATTTAACACCGGAGTTGGCTTCATTTAAGCAATTGGCAACTGAACAGAATTTTAGCTCGCTTGCTGCTATAGGACACAAGTTTAAAGGTGGTGCAAGTAACGTTGCTATTGTAAAACTTGCGGCAGCTTTCGATAGCTTAGAGGCAAGTAGCTCAGCTACTGATATGCCAGCCACACTTGAAGCAATAGATACAATATTCATCGAGTTAGAGGCGTTGAAAGCTTGTATGCAGTCTCGAAAGTCGATGCAAGAAGGTGAGCTGTCAGAAAGCACAAACACTGGCAGTAACGACCACTCACTTGAGTCATTGGTGCACATTGCAGCTGAGTTAAAAGAGCTAACCGATAATAACGAAATAAATGATGATTTACTGAATCAGCTGGAGAAGCTGCAAAGTTATAGTCCTGTGCTGATTAACGAAATTATAGAGTCGTGCAATAATTTTGAATTTGAGCTTGCTTCTGAAAAAATTAATGAATTGCGAGAGGCGGTTGGTGTTTAA
- a CDS encoding response regulator, with the protein MTNNKQRILAVDDEPTNLRVLNKVLGDTYKLIFAKSGQEAIRLVEKDSPDLILLDVMMPDVTGYDVCKTLKANPKFKHIPIIFITALSDPDDEAEGLNIGAADYISKPISPAVVKARVKTHLSLVDAQVLRDTRLQVIQRLGRASEYKDNETGMHVMRMSHYSKVIALNAGFSEQAADNLFHAAPMHDIGKIGIADAIMLKPGKLTEEEFETMKNHPQIGAEILGDSDSDLIELAKVVSMTHHEKYDGSGYPNKLKGEDIPIEGRIVAIADVFDALTSVRPYKDAWPVEQAISFIESQKGLHFDPVLVDVFVQNLDEVLVIKERWKD; encoded by the coding sequence GTGACAAATAATAAACAAAGGATTTTAGCTGTTGATGACGAGCCTACGAATTTACGAGTGCTTAATAAAGTGCTCGGTGATACCTATAAGTTGATCTTTGCCAAAAGTGGTCAAGAAGCTATTCGGCTTGTTGAAAAAGATAGCCCAGACTTGATTTTATTAGATGTCATGATGCCCGATGTAACCGGCTATGATGTTTGTAAAACACTCAAAGCTAACCCTAAATTTAAACATATCCCAATTATTTTTATTACGGCTTTAAGTGATCCTGATGATGAAGCTGAAGGCTTAAATATAGGGGCGGCTGACTATATATCTAAGCCTATTTCGCCAGCGGTAGTGAAAGCACGCGTTAAAACGCACCTTTCATTAGTCGATGCCCAAGTTTTAAGAGATACGCGCTTGCAAGTTATTCAGCGTCTGGGAAGGGCATCTGAATATAAAGACAATGAAACGGGAATGCATGTTATGCGCATGAGTCACTATTCAAAGGTTATTGCTCTAAACGCGGGTTTTTCTGAGCAAGCAGCCGATAATCTTTTTCATGCCGCTCCCATGCACGATATTGGGAAAATTGGTATAGCCGATGCAATCATGTTGAAACCAGGAAAGCTCACTGAAGAAGAATTTGAAACCATGAAGAATCACCCTCAGATAGGGGCGGAAATTCTTGGAGACTCTGATTCAGATTTAATAGAGCTTGCAAAAGTAGTGTCGATGACTCATCACGAAAAATACGATGGCTCTGGCTACCCAAACAAATTAAAGGGTGAAGATATTCCCATCGAAGGAAGAATTGTGGCTATCGCCGATGTATTTGATGCACTCACTAGTGTAAGACCCTATAAAGATGCGTGGCCAGTAGAACAAGCCATTAGCTTTATAGAAAGCCAAAAGGGGTTACATTTTGATCCTGTTTTAGTTGATGTGTTTGTTCAAAATTTAGACGAAGTGCTGGTTATTAAAGAGCGCTGGAAAGATTAG
- a CDS encoding phosphoribosyltransferase family protein, with the protein MGFSTERSNNVVVVSNSSDNPFAIDVAYAMGQHEDIADLISMKHFMNSEFCPRFISDENDLENIGNNLKDKTVVIVSTSSHVKSRQELAMSNFFIARTAKENGAEKVFLVEPDLFFSAQDRGPSADLGETLFERDIHDIKKFDGQAFTSKLYAQLLKVSGVDAVLTIHNHSYSVQKIFSDVFEGDFHNLIPYEIYSHYLLNSNILNYGPNGEGLVLCAPDKGARDFVKTMFDTIGLSKAKFIMLDKVRTNERKVEITLHKESEHTFEGLDGCSIVLFDDMVRTGSTVVKSCQFLKQISPERMVFAVSHFYASDEGRERMAHPAIGEILTLNTLPTILNRDEQGRLRKKMVVLKVEKWIAQELNKILGLAQTEDMNPYKIDMSSKNPRFKRKIWFSDQLEDLNEG; encoded by the coding sequence ATGGGTTTTTCGACCGAACGGTCCAATAATGTCGTCGTAGTAAGCAACTCTTCTGATAATCCCTTCGCTATCGACGTAGCTTATGCAATGGGTCAACATGAAGACATCGCCGACCTCATCAGCATGAAGCATTTTATGAACTCTGAGTTTTGCCCGCGATTTATTTCCGATGAAAATGATTTAGAAAACATAGGCAACAACCTAAAAGATAAAACTGTTGTCATTGTCAGCACCAGCAGCCATGTAAAAAGCCGACAAGAGTTAGCAATGTCAAACTTTTTCATTGCTCGTACAGCAAAGGAAAACGGGGCGGAAAAAGTTTTTTTAGTTGAGCCAGATTTATTTTTCAGTGCTCAAGATCGTGGTCCGAGCGCTGATTTAGGCGAAACACTTTTCGAACGAGATATTCACGATATTAAAAAGTTTGATGGCCAAGCTTTTACCTCTAAGTTGTATGCACAACTTTTAAAAGTATCTGGAGTAGATGCAGTTTTAACCATTCACAATCACTCTTACTCTGTGCAAAAGATATTTTCAGACGTATTTGAAGGTGATTTCCATAACCTTATCCCCTATGAAATTTATTCACACTACCTGTTAAATTCTAATATATTGAATTACGGTCCTAATGGTGAAGGTTTAGTGTTATGTGCCCCGGATAAAGGCGCCAGGGACTTCGTGAAAACCATGTTTGATACCATTGGTTTAAGCAAAGCCAAATTTATTATGCTCGATAAAGTCAGAACAAATGAGCGTAAAGTAGAAATCACTCTCCACAAAGAAAGCGAGCACACCTTTGAAGGGTTAGATGGCTGCAGTATCGTTTTATTTGATGACATGGTTAGAACTGGTTCAACAGTCGTTAAGTCGTGCCAATTCTTAAAACAAATTAGCCCAGAACGAATGGTATTTGCTGTTTCACATTTTTACGCAAGTGATGAAGGCCGCGAACGTATGGCCCACCCTGCCATTGGAGAAATACTTACACTGAATACCCTACCCACTATATTAAACCGAGACGAACAAGGCCGCCTGCGTAAAAAAATGGTGGTCTTAAAAGTTGAAAAATGGATTGCGCAAGAGCTAAATAAAATCTTAGGATTAGCACAAACTGAAGACATGAACCCATATAAAATTGACATGTCTTCTAAAAATCCTCGCTTTAAACGAAAGATCTGGTTCAGTGATCAACTGGAAGACCTAAACGAAGGTTAA